In Populus nigra chromosome 1, ddPopNigr1.1, whole genome shotgun sequence, one genomic interval encodes:
- the LOC133694612 gene encoding uncharacterized protein LOC133694612 — MSVKKVDQTSAVELQSIKMTATSSSSGASTTSGPKVSLFAAKSGFVIPKNKLLGSLVSIVKGGKKPGSKNAVNGESTNQEQVQRKTKWGPDLTQDASVKRGRALAYQIRVDQIVQQLELGIPEPGRDGDSHDSNELEDPKSSIPQIHTKNSEILELEKQEAIGEILILNPSYKAPPNYKPLLRETTVPIPVKEYPGYNFIGLIFGLGSETQKRLEKETGAKIQVHGSNVHTGEKVEISPSDGNETQVAYEKLSVLVTADTFEKVDAAVVLIELLITSVSGNLAAGDNANVSQNQAASTAFMVSTAVNQGVVLSFTPQQGQFQYQNSWLPAATPLHPSPGLISPQTSSAPVLNNPIHLQSASFNSSTMPSLFGPRLAQAFSNPYQPRNFPMPTPQPQSFTGSQPHPTGLYSVARPPLLQPSSSGSHDGLLVPSGWSGSPASVPASLGFVNMGQTTAPIVPSPGPWPPVPQLGFPSNARPPNAANMVSPVTFPPGPSSLQSHSVSMNHPTLIQSSLVAPLPISSINPVLGSTPISGVVGAFSGTTSNFAPMRSPTITDAKIQHSGPGDFTFQPHHLQNPAPQIAPRLSSHHATQNGPLPRLMMQSPAPQGPPFHFEVPNSTPLPGRQMFPRPQVSNQMGQVPFVGNPTGPSLPPSLPAFSNANSFGQPVMQMVSRNLSSTPHIPYLTGPLPPRPGNPLQLQQNYPVPIAPRGQSFAPNQQPFISLASARPASFHGGQHVYDPFSPTSVSTASQRQGGNLGEGRRPENDPL; from the exons ATGAGTGTGAAGAAGGTAGACCAGACATCTGCAGTTGAGCTTCAAAGTATTAAGATGACTGCAACAAGTTCTTCATCCGGTGCGTCGACAACTAGTGGTCCAAAGGTGTCTTTATTTGCAGCCAAGTCAGGGTTTGTTATCcctaaaaataaacttttgggTTCATTAGTTTCCATCGTCAAAGGAGGTAAAAAGCCGGGTAGTAAAAATGCAGTGAATGGAGAAAGTACCAATCAGGAACAGGTTCAGAGGAAAACCAAATGGGGTCCTGATTTAACACAAGATGCTTCTGTTAAAAGGGGAAGAGCCTTGGCATACCAG ATTCGAGTGGATCAAATTGTGCAACAACTGGAATTGGGAATTCCAGAACCTGGGAGGGATGGAGACTCACATGACTCCAATGAGCTTGAAGATCCCAAATCTTCGATTCCACAAATCCATACTAAG AACTCTGAGATCTTGGAACTTGAAAAACAGGAAGCTATAG GTGAGATACTTATATTGAATCCAAGCTACAAGGCTCCACCCAATTATAAGCCTTTGTTAAGAGAGACCACAGTTCCCATCCCT GTCAAGGAGTATCCTggatataattttattggtctAATATTTGGGCTTGGAAGCGAGACTCAGAAGCGATTAGAAAAG GAAACTGGAGCCAAAATACAAGTACATGGTTCCAACGTGCATACAGGAGAGAAG GTTGAGATTTCTCCATCTGATGGCAATGAGACTCAGGTTGCTTATGAGAAGTTGAGTGTTCTTGTAACAGCCGACACATTTGAGAAAGTTGACGCAGCTGTTGTCCTGATTGAATTGCTAATCACCTCAGTATCA GGAAATTTAGCGGCTGGGGATAATGCAAATGTTAGTCAGAATCAGGCGGCCTCTACTGCTTTTATGGTCTCTACTGCTGTAAACCAAGGAGTGGTGCTATCTTTTACTCCTCAACAAGGCCAGTTCCAATATCAAAATTCATGGCTCCCTGCTGCCACACCTCTACATCCATCTCCGGGCTTAATTTCCCCTCAGACTTCTTCAGCACCAGTTTTAAACAATCCTATACATTTACAGTCAGCATCTTTCAATTCTTCAACCATGCCTTCATTATTCGGGCCTAGACTGGCACAGGCCTTTTCAAATCCATATCAGCCTAGAAATTTTCCCATGCCTACTCCACAGCCTCAATCTTTTACTGGTAGCCAGCCCCACCCAACAGGGCTGTACTCTGTTGCAAGGCCACCATTACTTCAACCCTCGTCTAGTGGTTCACATGATGGGCTTTTAGTCCCTTCTGGGTGGTCTGGATCTCCTGCAAGTGTTCCGGCATCATTAGGTTTTGTCAACATGGGACAAACAACAGCTCCTATAGTTCCCTCACCTGGTCCATGGCCTCCTGTTCCACAGCTAGGTTTTCCATCCAATGCACGACCTCCAAATGCAGCTAATATGGTTTCTCCTGTAACCTTCCCACCGGGACCATCCTCTCTGCAATCACACAGTGTTTCTATGAATCATCCTACCCTAATCCAATCTTCACTGGTTGCACCTTTGCCAATTTCATCCATAAACCCGGTACTTGGTTCCACGCCAATTTCAGGAGTTGTAGGAGCTTTTTCTGGAACTACCTCAAATTTTGCTCCCATGAGATCACCCACAATAACAGATGCAAAAATACAGCACTCTGGTCCTGGTGATTTTACTTTTCAACCACATCATCTGCAGAATCCAGCTCCCCAAATAGCTCCCAGGCTCAGCAGTCATCATGCTACTCAAAACGGTCCACTTCCTAGACTCATGATGCAATCGCCAGCACCTCAAGGACCACCTTTCCACTTTGAGGTCCCTAATTCAACTCCTCTACCTGGCAGGCAGATGTTTCCTAGACCACAGGTCAGCAACCAAATGGGTCAAGTTCCCTTTGTTGGAAATCCTACTGGTCCCTCGCTTCCCCCCAGCCTTCCagcattttcaaatgcaaatTCATTTGGACAACCAGTCATGCAGATGGTGTCGAGGAACTTAAGTTCAACTCCCCACATACCCTATTTAACAGGTCCTTTACCTCCCAGACCGGGAAACCCCTTGCAACTTCAGCAGAATTATCCAGTTCCAATAGCTCCTCGAGGACAATCATTTGCTCCGAATCAGCAGCCTTTCATCTCCTTGGCATCTGCTAGACCAGCTTCATTCCACGGAGGTCAGCATGTTTATGATCCATTTTCTCCAACTTCTGTGTCAACTGCGTCTCAACGGCAAGGAGGTAATCTAGGAGAGGGAAGAAGGCCAGAGAATGATCCACTGTAA
- the LOC133694781 gene encoding non-specific lipid transfer protein GPI-anchored 13-like codes for MGSEGLVTASAIPFILVLLMLVGTARSDFQQDRTECADQLVGLATCLPYVGGDAKAPTIDCCSGLKQVLDKSVKCLCVLIKDRDNPDLGIKFNVSLVAKLPSLCHAPVNVTNCIDILHLPAGSPDAKVFAGFANITGGSVAAPVASANSTGSKSSTAAEKSGAERPANRWLVAAEVLCGLLLWTFTSFGV; via the exons ATGGGCTCAGAAGGTCTTGTGACTGCTTCAGCAATTCCATTCATCTTGGTGCTGTTAATGCTAGTTGGAACTGCAAGATCAGACTTTCAGCAAGATAGAACAGAGTGTGCAGACCAACTAGTAGGTCTAGCCACATGTCTTCCATATGTTGGTGGTGATGCTAAGGCACCCACCATAGATTGTTGTAGTGGGCTTAAACAAGTGTTAGATAAGAGTGTGAAATGTCTCTGTGTCCTCATTAAAGATCGTGACAACCCTGATCTTGGTATCAAGTTCAATGTTAGTCTTGTTGCTAAACTTCCTAGCTTGTGCCATGCGCCAGTTAATGTCACAAACTGCATCG ATATCCTGCACCTGCCTGCTGGCTCACCAGATGCGAAGGTATTTGCAGGATTTGCCAACATCACCGGAGGAAGTGTTGCTGCCCCAGTTGCCAGTG cGAACTCAACTGGCAGTAAATCAAGCACTGCTGCAGAAAAGAGTGGTGCTGAGAGGCCAGCAAACAGATGGCTTGTAGCAGCAGAGGTTCTGTGTGGATTATTACTGTGGACTTTCACATCTTTTGGTGTCTGA